The following are from one region of the Amylibacter sp. IMCC11727 genome:
- a CDS encoding 2Fe-2S iron-sulfur cluster-binding protein: MNVTWTLPDGSTKTAIVAEGTNLMEAAVANNIPNVVGECGGCLSCATCHIIVDPDWAVKAGEVGDFEDAMLDTTEAERGENSRLSCQITMSPDLDGIKLIVPVPE, encoded by the coding sequence ATGAACGTAACTTGGACCCTCCCCGATGGCAGCACAAAAACCGCAATAGTTGCCGAAGGCACGAACCTGATGGAAGCGGCTGTTGCCAATAACATCCCAAACGTCGTCGGCGAATGCGGTGGCTGTTTGTCTTGTGCAACCTGCCACATCATAGTGGACCCAGACTGGGCCGTAAAAGCCGGTGAAGTCGGCGATTTTGAAGATGCCATGCTGGACACAACCGAGGCAGAACGCGGCGAAAACAGCCGCTTGTCTTGCCAGATCACAATGTCGCCCGACCTTGATGGGATAAAGCTCATCGTGCCTGTTCCTGAATGA
- a CDS encoding glutamine synthetase family protein, whose product MTDRLRAVFCDHLSLIRGKYLPASKIGNNETNFCRSTYGVHFDKDLLPSPGSMMMEGLPDMELRWNANDIRDSWQDGTKIVIGDLYGMDGTPLPMCGRGALKRAVAAWVQDGLTPMIGIELEAFAFQKDANGNLVPYDAPGAMVYGTGPGTDPLGFNDAIWEAAEKLGFRLDMITAEYDAPQFEYTLTFDNALKAVDDIVLFRQMAREIALGFGIILTFLPKPIAEAGGSGMHINFSFQDADGNNALPKDGKSGPDHLSDLAKACIAGLVHHHKGLAGLLAPTANSYKRLQPASLSGYWQNWGGDHRNVTTRVSEEGGAKTRLEHRMADASANPYTAVAAVLQAARLGLTNGYDLPAHETGDGFEVTDATTGVATDLNAAMEDLEADTALRAAVGETLVDNQIFMRRAEVEKTADLDDVALRDFYIHYI is encoded by the coding sequence ATGACCGATCGCCTGCGCGCAGTTTTTTGCGACCATCTTAGCCTGATCCGTGGAAAATATTTGCCTGCTTCAAAAATTGGGAACAACGAAACGAATTTTTGCCGTTCGACTTACGGTGTCCACTTCGACAAGGATTTGTTGCCGTCGCCAGGTTCAATGATGATGGAAGGGCTGCCCGATATGGAACTGCGCTGGAACGCGAATGACATTCGTGACAGCTGGCAGGACGGCACCAAAATTGTTATCGGCGATCTGTACGGCATGGATGGCACGCCGCTACCGATGTGCGGACGTGGCGCATTAAAACGTGCGGTCGCTGCATGGGTTCAAGATGGCCTGACGCCCATGATTGGGATCGAACTTGAGGCATTTGCGTTTCAAAAAGATGCGAACGGCAATTTGGTACCTTACGATGCACCGGGCGCTATGGTGTACGGCACTGGCCCTGGCACTGATCCGCTTGGTTTCAATGATGCGATCTGGGAAGCCGCCGAAAAGCTCGGGTTCCGCTTGGACATGATTACGGCGGAATACGATGCGCCGCAGTTTGAATACACGCTGACGTTCGACAACGCGCTAAAGGCCGTGGACGACATAGTACTGTTCCGCCAAATGGCCCGTGAAATCGCATTGGGCTTTGGCATCATCCTGACGTTTTTGCCCAAACCAATTGCCGAAGCTGGCGGATCGGGCATGCACATCAATTTCTCCTTCCAAGACGCGGACGGCAACAACGCCTTGCCTAAAGACGGCAAAAGCGGCCCCGATCATCTAAGTGACTTGGCCAAAGCCTGTATCGCGGGTCTGGTGCATCACCACAAAGGTCTTGCAGGATTGCTGGCCCCCACCGCGAATTCTTACAAGCGCCTGCAACCTGCCAGCCTGTCGGGGTATTGGCAAAACTGGGGTGGCGACCACCGAAACGTGACCACGCGCGTGTCTGAAGAAGGTGGCGCCAAAACTCGTCTTGAACACCGCATGGCTGATGCATCTGCTAACCCCTACACAGCTGTTGCTGCCGTTTTACAAGCCGCACGGCTTGGCCTCACAAATGGGTACGACTTACCCGCGCACGAAACGGGTGACGGGTTTGAAGTGACTGACGCCACAACAGGCGTTGCAACCGATTTGAACGCTGCGATGGAAGACCTTGAAGCAGACACAGCCCTGCGCGCTGCGGTCGGTGAAACACTCGTAGACAATCAGATCTTCATGCGTCGGGCAGAGGTCGAAAAGACAGCTGATCTTGACGATGTCGCGTTGCGTGATTTTTACATTCACTACATCTAA
- a CDS encoding (2Fe-2S)-binding protein, which translates to MSECDLVIIGAGPAGMAAAQTAAQGGLSVVVLDEQPRAGGQIYRNVGENRSKHAWLGKDYSAGAHMVDGLDHPKITTHFGATVWRLEQGHRVVWSQNGISHITSTPHVFLAGGAQERPLPFPGWTLPGVMPAGAAQILMKTAGMLPKDAVLAGSGPLLYLIAAQMIDAGTPPKALVETQTPRMMLNAIPHLPRAVFGLSIMIKGLGLIRKIQRAGVPRYKSASGFNAAANTDGSIAFSFTHKGRNKTLNTDLVLTHQGVIPSTHISRSTGVTHRWNAAQVAFEPTTDIWGETNVSGLHVAGDGAGIGGAQAAAAAGQLAALNILHKHGRLSADARTQKATSARATLFRARAIRPFLDAAYAPPAEVLSPPDETIVCRCEEKTAGEIRQGIDEGVTGHRQIKTSLRTGMGPCQGRMCDATVRGILIASAGPNADPIAPPRARTPIKPVTLGELAAMAAGPDQSS; encoded by the coding sequence ATGTCTGAATGTGATCTTGTTATCATTGGCGCTGGACCCGCTGGTATGGCCGCCGCACAAACTGCCGCCCAAGGGGGGCTGTCGGTGGTCGTTCTTGATGAACAACCGCGTGCTGGGGGGCAAATCTATCGTAATGTCGGTGAAAATCGATCGAAGCACGCTTGGCTTGGCAAAGACTATTCTGCGGGCGCGCATATGGTGGATGGATTGGATCATCCCAAGATCACAACCCATTTTGGGGCAACTGTTTGGCGACTGGAACAGGGGCATCGTGTGGTTTGGTCCCAAAACGGGATCAGTCATATCACATCTACTCCGCACGTTTTTTTGGCAGGGGGCGCACAAGAACGCCCCCTGCCATTTCCGGGCTGGACCTTGCCAGGCGTGATGCCCGCAGGGGCGGCGCAAATCCTGATGAAAACCGCAGGTATGTTGCCAAAAGATGCGGTTCTGGCGGGCTCCGGCCCGCTGTTGTATCTGATCGCGGCCCAGATGATCGACGCAGGAACCCCGCCCAAAGCCTTGGTTGAAACGCAAACCCCGCGCATGATGCTCAACGCCATCCCACATCTGCCACGCGCAGTGTTTGGCCTTTCCATCATGATCAAAGGGCTCGGATTGATCCGCAAAATTCAACGCGCAGGCGTGCCACGATACAAATCCGCGTCAGGGTTCAACGCAGCGGCCAATACCGATGGATCAATCGCGTTCTCATTCACACACAAAGGCCGCAACAAAACCCTAAACACCGACCTCGTTTTGACACACCAAGGGGTCATTCCGTCTACCCATATAAGTCGATCCACAGGCGTAACGCACCGTTGGAATGCGGCTCAAGTTGCGTTTGAACCAACCACGGATATCTGGGGGGAAACCAACGTGTCTGGCCTACATGTTGCAGGGGATGGCGCAGGTATCGGCGGCGCGCAGGCGGCCGCTGCCGCAGGACAGCTTGCGGCTTTGAACATTCTGCACAAACACGGTCGACTCAGCGCCGATGCCCGTACGCAAAAAGCCACATCTGCGCGCGCTACGTTGTTTCGTGCGCGCGCGATCCGCCCCTTTTTGGATGCGGCCTACGCCCCCCCAGCCGAGGTCCTTTCTCCGCCAGATGAAACCATCGTCTGCCGTTGCGAAGAAAAAACTGCAGGTGAAATCCGCCAAGGTATTGATGAAGGCGTGACGGGCCACCGCCAAATCAAAACGTCATTGCGCACGGGGATGGGCCCCTGCCAAGGACGCATGTGCGATGCCACCGTCCGCGGTATCTTAATCGCCAGCGCAGGTCCGAACGCCGATCCTATCGCCCCACCCAGAGCTCGCACGCCAATTAAACCCGTCACCCTTGGTGAACTCGCCGCAATGGCTGCAGGGCCAGATCAATCCAGCTAA
- a CDS encoding type 1 glutamine amidotransferase — protein MHLAILMTNTDETPFADDHPRDGEKFQILLNEARPDWTFEIFTVKDGVFPNDISGFDGFIITGSPASVRDGDGWIDQLAELIRDIAAKKKPMYGACFGHQAIAAALGGTIGYNPGGWVLGTVETTINADTSLLIYGAHKEQVMTLPKGAEVSATTPGCPIAGFTIGGHVLTTQYHPEMTDGFIAALVDEMEKDMPRDIIDRARASLVRRADRHEATQQIVTFFERN, from the coding sequence ATGCACCTCGCCATCTTGATGACAAATACCGACGAAACACCTTTCGCTGACGATCATCCGCGAGACGGCGAAAAATTCCAGATATTGCTCAACGAAGCCCGCCCAGACTGGACGTTTGAGATTTTCACGGTGAAGGACGGCGTTTTCCCAAACGACATCAGTGGCTTTGATGGCTTTATTATCACAGGCAGCCCTGCGTCAGTGCGCGACGGCGACGGTTGGATTGATCAGCTGGCGGAATTGATTCGCGATATCGCCGCGAAAAAGAAACCAATGTACGGCGCGTGTTTTGGCCATCAGGCGATTGCTGCAGCCTTGGGTGGGACGATTGGCTACAATCCTGGCGGTTGGGTGTTGGGAACTGTGGAGACCACAATTAATGCAGACACATCTTTACTGATCTATGGGGCGCACAAAGAACAGGTGATGACCTTGCCAAAAGGGGCGGAGGTCTCCGCGACAACGCCAGGTTGCCCTATCGCGGGGTTCACGATTGGAGGCCATGTCTTAACCACACAGTACCATCCCGAAATGACAGATGGTTTCATTGCGGCCTTGGTTGATGAAATGGAAAAAGACATGCCACGCGACATCATTGATAGAGCCCGCGCATCGCTTGTGCGCCGCGCTGATCGCCATGAAGCAACGCAGCAGATCGTTACATTTTTCGAACGCAATTGA
- a CDS encoding cytochrome P450 encodes MTIWIPTDDGHADLTDHDAFTNGAPHNTFARLRRDDPMHWTEWDGGKGFWSVTRHADILELNRQSDLLSSAQGIRIEDQSQEEYMARRTFQETDPPEHMSTRVKVAKAFSKQVISGFEDDIRNLCADILDSALQAGTFDATKMIARELPMRMLGRILGTPEEDLSWLVDKGDALMANTDPDFTDHVMDKLETDEYRLMPFNSPAGAELYEYADTLMERKAAAGDTSGILHMMRQPGPDGKCINEREFKNFFCLLVAAGNDTTRYSLAAGIHALCQQPELLGQIKEGSVLDTAPDEIIRWASPASYFRRTATRDFNMHGKTIKAGDKVVYWFISANRDEAAFDDPFRVDLARTPNKHLAFGQGGPHVCLGMWLARLEVRILFQELAKRIKSIEPAGKAKFLRSNFVGGIKNLPVTVQLT; translated from the coding sequence ATGACGATTTGGATTCCCACTGATGACGGGCACGCAGACCTGACCGACCACGACGCATTCACCAACGGCGCGCCGCACAACACGTTTGCGCGTCTGCGGCGCGATGACCCGATGCATTGGACGGAATGGGATGGCGGCAAGGGGTTTTGGTCCGTAACGCGCCACGCTGATATTCTTGAGTTGAATCGCCAAAGCGACTTGCTGTCATCAGCGCAGGGAATTCGGATCGAAGACCAATCACAAGAAGAATATATGGCGCGCCGCACGTTCCAGGAAACCGACCCACCCGAACATATGTCCACGCGGGTCAAAGTTGCCAAAGCGTTCTCCAAACAAGTTATCTCAGGCTTCGAGGATGATATCCGCAACCTTTGCGCTGATATCTTAGACAGCGCGCTTCAGGCGGGCACGTTTGACGCCACCAAAATGATCGCACGCGAATTGCCCATGCGGATGTTGGGCCGTATTCTAGGGACACCCGAAGAAGACCTGTCGTGGCTTGTCGACAAGGGTGACGCTCTCATGGCCAACACGGACCCCGATTTCACCGATCACGTGATGGATAAGCTTGAAACAGATGAATACCGCCTGATGCCGTTCAACTCCCCCGCAGGCGCCGAACTGTATGAATACGCAGACACCTTGATGGAACGCAAAGCGGCGGCTGGTGATACCAGCGGCATTTTACACATGATGCGCCAGCCCGGGCCTGATGGGAAATGCATCAACGAGCGTGAGTTCAAGAACTTCTTCTGTCTGCTCGTTGCCGCAGGCAATGACACAACGCGCTATTCGCTCGCCGCTGGCATTCACGCACTTTGCCAACAGCCCGAACTTTTGGGACAAATCAAAGAGGGTTCGGTTCTTGATACGGCACCCGATGAAATCATCCGTTGGGCGTCGCCTGCCTCGTATTTCCGACGCACCGCGACCCGTGATTTCAACATGCACGGAAAGACAATCAAAGCAGGCGACAAGGTTGTCTATTGGTTTATCTCTGCCAACCGTGACGAAGCCGCGTTCGATGATCCGTTTCGCGTAGATCTTGCGCGAACACCGAACAAGCATCTGGCGTTTGGACAAGGTGGTCCCCATGTTTGTCTCGGCATGTGGCTTGCGCGCCTCGAAGTGCGCATTTTGTTTCAAGAACTTGCCAAGCGCATCAAATCTATCGAACCGGCTGGAAAAGCAAAGTTTTTGCGGTCCAATTTCGTGGGCGGGATCAAAAACCTGCCAGTCACAGTCCAACTTACGTAA
- a CDS encoding GntR family transcriptional regulator, which translates to MNNPQKSVTETILHQIDTGALNPGDLIDEDALIETLGISRTPLREALIKLEAHGLIQRQPRKGAYVFRPTIEEFLGILEVHAGLEGQAAGLAARRLSAASGNAIEAAVAACKAHSDAKADGDPNGYYQLNLTFHAAIVDAAGNPFLTDLVKSNARKLMAYYRARYQYKGTIATSAQEHADIAQLILDRQSAEAEAAMQTHVQFGHVTAMDLLTALS; encoded by the coding sequence ATGAATAACCCGCAAAAATCAGTGACGGAAACAATCTTGCATCAGATCGACACTGGGGCTCTGAACCCTGGTGATCTAATCGATGAAGACGCGCTGATTGAAACGCTTGGAATCTCGCGCACGCCACTGCGTGAAGCCCTCATCAAGCTAGAAGCACACGGGCTGATTCAACGCCAGCCCCGCAAAGGGGCCTATGTTTTTAGACCAACGATTGAGGAATTTCTTGGCATTCTTGAAGTTCACGCAGGACTTGAAGGGCAAGCAGCTGGGCTTGCGGCACGGCGCCTTTCTGCCGCAAGTGGCAACGCGATAGAAGCCGCAGTGGCAGCGTGTAAGGCCCACTCTGATGCAAAAGCTGACGGTGATCCCAACGGGTATTATCAGCTGAATCTAACGTTTCATGCTGCGATCGTTGACGCTGCGGGCAATCCGTTTCTAACCGATCTAGTCAAGTCGAATGCCCGTAAACTGATGGCCTATTACCGCGCGCGCTATCAGTACAAGGGCACCATAGCGACATCGGCACAAGAACACGCCGACATTGCACAGCTGATTCTTGACCGCCAAAGCGCCGAAGCTGAAGCCGCGATGCAAACCCATGTTCAATTTGGCCACGTCACCGCAATGGATTTGCTGACAGCGCTTAGCTAG
- a CDS encoding amidohydrolase — protein sequence MTDTTIYSARKIITMNPSRPTASHVAVRDGKILAVGDLAELETWGNYRLDETFADKILMPGLVEGHAHKAEGTFWRHVYCGYFDRTDPSGKTWAGAQTMDVVLDRLKEADAKLDDPEAPLFGWSLDPIYMDNVRVTRADLDRVSTTRPIGVLHASGHIMNANTRALELGGYLKTGLNHPGIPLGDDGLPTGELFSPEVMTPVAALVGYDRTKADGDEDGLWDFARLCVRTGVTTVTDLAARLEPDGVAAMLRVTNDDKFPACVVPLKAFMGATAKDTVARAVELRDMSSDRLRLGRIKAFADGSIQGFSARMRWPGYHNGAPNGLWYTAPEQLAELYRLALAADIQVHTHTNGDEATEMVLDTIAPALRDTPHPDHRFTLQHCQLADAAQFRRMNTLGMCVNLFANHHFYWGDEHYRLTVGPERAMRMNACRTALNSNVPMSIHSDAPITPLGPLFTAWCAVNRRTASGRVQGDHEKIDVNEALYAITIGAAYTLHMDHEVGSIEVGKNADFAVLEDDPTEIGGENLKDVRVWGTVQGGRVFCAADL from the coding sequence ATGACTGACACAACAATTTATTCCGCCCGTAAGATTATCACGATGAACCCGAGCCGCCCAACCGCGAGCCATGTTGCGGTTCGGGATGGGAAAATCCTGGCTGTTGGTGATCTGGCTGAATTGGAAACATGGGGGAATTATCGGCTGGATGAGACCTTTGCAGATAAAATCCTGATGCCTGGATTGGTGGAAGGCCACGCCCACAAAGCCGAGGGAACGTTTTGGCGGCATGTGTATTGCGGTTATTTTGATCGCACGGATCCAAGTGGCAAAACATGGGCTGGTGCGCAGACAATGGATGTTGTCTTGGACCGCCTCAAAGAGGCCGATGCCAAACTAGATGATCCAGAAGCCCCTTTGTTTGGCTGGTCACTTGATCCGATTTATATGGACAATGTGCGCGTTACGCGGGCTGATCTGGATCGGGTTTCAACCACGCGGCCCATTGGGGTTTTACATGCGTCAGGCCATATCATGAACGCAAATACCCGTGCGTTAGAACTGGGCGGTTATTTAAAGACAGGGCTAAATCATCCTGGCATTCCGTTGGGGGACGATGGGTTGCCAACGGGTGAATTGTTCAGCCCAGAGGTGATGACTCCCGTTGCGGCGCTGGTTGGGTATGATCGCACCAAAGCGGACGGCGATGAAGACGGATTGTGGGATTTTGCGAGACTGTGTGTGCGCACTGGGGTGACGACCGTTACGGATTTGGCGGCCCGTCTGGAACCCGATGGGGTTGCGGCGATGCTTAGGGTCACGAACGACGATAAATTCCCCGCCTGTGTTGTTCCGTTAAAAGCGTTTATGGGGGCCACAGCGAAGGACACCGTGGCCCGCGCGGTGGAACTGCGTGATATGTCATCTGATCGGTTGCGGTTGGGGCGTATCAAAGCGTTTGCCGATGGCTCGATCCAAGGGTTTTCAGCGCGGATGCGTTGGCCAGGGTATCACAACGGTGCACCAAACGGGCTGTGGTATACCGCGCCAGAGCAGTTGGCGGAGCTGTATCGACTGGCTTTAGCGGCGGATATTCAGGTGCATACGCATACCAATGGCGATGAAGCCACCGAAATGGTGCTGGATACGATTGCCCCTGCCCTGAGAGACACCCCACACCCTGATCATCGCTTTACCTTGCAACACTGCCAATTGGCAGATGCAGCACAGTTTCGGCGCATGAACACGCTGGGCATGTGCGTGAACCTGTTTGCCAATCACCATTTTTATTGGGGAGATGAACATTACCGTCTGACTGTGGGACCAGAACGCGCCATGCGCATGAACGCGTGTCGCACCGCGCTCAATTCCAATGTTCCTATGTCGATCCATTCAGACGCGCCAATCACCCCGCTTGGTCCGTTGTTTACCGCATGGTGTGCGGTCAATCGGAGAACCGCATCGGGTCGGGTCCAAGGGGACCATGAAAAGATTGATGTCAACGAGGCGCTCTATGCCATTACAATCGGCGCGGCTTACACCTTGCATATGGATCATGAGGTCGGGTCGATTGAAGTGGGTAAAAACGCCGATTTTGCGGTGTTGGAAGATGATCCCACCGAAATTGGCGGTGAGAACCTGAAAGATGTTCGCGTATGGGGAACGGTTCAGGGCGGACGCGTTTTTTGTGCGGCTGACCTGTAA
- a CDS encoding aromatic ring-hydroxylating dioxygenase subunit alpha, with protein sequence MFLKNAWYVAAWDHEITRDLQQIVVLGEKICVFRTEEGELVGLEDACPHRKLPLSKGRIKGDTVECGYHGLTFDCAGQCVWSPGNGRIPSNAKVHAYPLHEKYGLVWIWMGNPALADPSEIFEIENFDNPEWGINRGDAMELNCNYLLMCDNLLDPTHVAWVHQSSFAADATKDTPLRISKTDEGIIVHRWMMDHEPAPFYKKIVEFEGNCDRLQHYEVRYPSHALIKAVFTPAGTGGPEGPLHEKTFIMDSYNFMTPTNEGQTRYYWFQLRNIRPDDEALSKMMTEDVQHAFEEDRAVLNEVQKGMTEKRTPHIDLPIDGGQLRFRRQLQAMINEEQQVDQQMAE encoded by the coding sequence ATGTTTCTGAAAAACGCATGGTATGTTGCCGCTTGGGACCATGAAATCACCCGCGATTTGCAGCAAATCGTTGTTTTGGGTGAAAAAATCTGCGTTTTTCGAACAGAAGAAGGCGAATTGGTCGGGCTCGAAGACGCCTGTCCCCATCGCAAACTGCCGCTATCCAAAGGTCGCATCAAAGGGGACACGGTGGAATGTGGCTACCACGGGCTGACGTTTGATTGCGCGGGTCAATGTGTTTGGTCCCCTGGCAATGGGCGCATCCCGTCAAATGCCAAGGTGCACGCTTATCCGCTGCATGAAAAATACGGTCTCGTCTGGATTTGGATGGGCAATCCAGCGCTGGCCGACCCGTCTGAGATTTTCGAAATTGAAAACTTCGACAATCCCGAATGGGGCATCAATCGCGGTGACGCGATGGAGCTGAATTGCAATTATTTGCTCATGTGTGACAATCTTTTGGACCCAACCCACGTTGCTTGGGTCCACCAAAGCAGCTTTGCCGCAGACGCCACCAAAGACACACCGCTGCGCATTTCAAAAACTGACGAAGGCATCATCGTCCATCGTTGGATGATGGATCATGAGCCTGCTCCGTTTTACAAAAAAATTGTCGAATTTGAAGGCAACTGTGATCGGCTCCAACACTACGAAGTGCGCTATCCTTCCCACGCGCTGATCAAAGCAGTCTTTACCCCAGCAGGGACGGGCGGCCCCGAAGGACCACTGCACGAAAAGACCTTCATTATGGACAGCTACAACTTTATGACGCCCACCAACGAAGGCCAAACGCGGTACTATTGGTTCCAGCTGCGCAATATACGCCCAGATGATGAAGCCTTGTCCAAAATGATGACCGAAGACGTTCAGCACGCCTTTGAAGAAGATCGCGCCGTTCTGAACGAAGTGCAAAAAGGCATGACAGAAAAGCGCACGCCTCACATTGATTTGCCTATCGACGGCGGCCAACTTCGCTTTCGGCGTCAATTGCAGGCCATGATCAACGAAGAACAACAAGTCGATCAACAAATGGCCGAATAA
- a CDS encoding DSD1 family PLP-dependent enzyme, with protein sequence MLRPQNGFETLTTPALVLDAAKMERNINRLNAHATNLGVTLRPHLKTAKSVEIAKQLTGGINGPITVSTLAEAETFHRAGHTDILYAVGIAPQKLPRVQALRAQGCDLVVILDNTAQATAVADAGVPALIEIDCDGHRGGVLCDDPTLIDIGNILAAKGVLRGVMTHAGESYTVRGNDAHAKFAELERSATVRAAENLRAAGLPCPVVSVGSTPTAHAAQDLTGVTELRAGVYMFFDLVMAGIDVCQIDDIALSVLTTVIGHQPAKGWVMVDAGWMATSRDRGTAHQDVDQGYGIVCYAQGQVIPDLIVSSANQEHGILSLRPQSDKPMPDLPVGTLLRILPNHACATAAQHDRYSVVPADGGALQTWHRFGGW encoded by the coding sequence ATGCTTCGCCCTCAAAACGGTTTTGAAACACTGACCACACCCGCCCTTGTGCTAGATGCTGCCAAGATGGAGCGTAACATCAACCGTCTCAACGCACATGCCACTAACTTGGGCGTCACACTGCGGCCTCATCTTAAAACCGCCAAATCTGTGGAAATCGCAAAACAGCTCACAGGGGGCATTAACGGCCCCATCACTGTGTCCACCTTGGCCGAGGCCGAAACGTTTCATCGCGCAGGACACACCGATATCTTATATGCCGTGGGTATCGCCCCGCAAAAATTGCCCCGTGTACAGGCATTGCGAGCGCAGGGCTGTGACCTCGTGGTGATCCTAGACAATACTGCCCAAGCCACTGCGGTTGCGGATGCGGGTGTCCCTGCATTGATCGAAATCGACTGCGATGGTCATCGTGGCGGAGTGCTTTGTGATGATCCAACATTGATCGACATAGGCAACATCTTGGCGGCCAAAGGCGTCTTGCGCGGTGTCATGACCCATGCAGGCGAAAGCTATACGGTACGCGGCAATGATGCCCATGCCAAATTTGCCGAACTGGAACGCAGTGCAACAGTACGCGCCGCAGAAAACCTGCGGGCTGCAGGATTGCCTTGTCCAGTTGTCAGCGTTGGCTCCACGCCCACGGCCCACGCCGCGCAGGATCTGACAGGGGTGACCGAATTGCGCGCAGGCGTTTATATGTTCTTCGATCTTGTTATGGCGGGTATTGATGTCTGCCAGATCGACGATATCGCGCTTAGCGTCTTAACCACCGTTATTGGGCATCAGCCTGCCAAGGGTTGGGTGATGGTGGATGCTGGCTGGATGGCAACCTCGCGGGATCGGGGCACGGCGCATCAAGACGTGGATCAAGGGTATGGCATTGTCTGTTATGCCCAAGGGCAGGTGATACCGGATTTGATTGTCAGCAGCGCCAATCAGGAACATGGTATTCTTTCGCTTCGGCCTCAGTCCGACAAACCCATGCCGGACCTTCCTGTTGGCACACTTTTGCGCATCCTGCCCAACCACGCCTGCGCAACAGCGGCCCAGCACGACAGATATTCCGTTGTTCCCGCCGATGGGGGGGCGCTGCAAACTTGGCATCGGTTTGGCGGCTGGTAA
- a CDS encoding AbrB family transcriptional regulator: protein MARYHLATFVIGLVGALVFLFVNAPLPWLFGPMVSCLIAALLGVQLRAVKPLNEAMRTILGVAVGATVTVAFLQDIVGLWSTLILVPMMVFLIGLIGVPYFQRLWGYDWATSYYAAMPGGLQDMLTFGEEAGGNVRAMSLIHATRVLVIIIALPVLLRVVWQADLSKPPGAAAGSIPIDQVGIMIVCGLVGWQVAKRVGMFGASILGPLVLTAMAALSGVLDHRPPAEAVWMAQFFIAITIGVKYVNITGAEIRKDVLAGLGFCVILIILTLIFVEFVHYFDLAPPMESVLALAPGGQAELVVLALIVGADMTFVVAHHLLRIFVVILGAPIFSRLFKPHQTD, encoded by the coding sequence ATGGCGCGATATCACTTGGCAACCTTTGTTATTGGTTTGGTTGGTGCGTTGGTTTTCCTATTCGTTAACGCGCCTTTGCCTTGGCTATTCGGGCCGATGGTGTCGTGTCTGATTGCGGCGTTGCTTGGTGTTCAACTGCGTGCGGTAAAGCCCTTAAACGAGGCGATGCGCACCATTCTGGGCGTTGCAGTTGGGGCAACAGTGACGGTTGCGTTTTTGCAGGACATAGTCGGGCTGTGGTCGACGCTTATTTTGGTCCCGATGATGGTTTTTCTGATTGGATTGATTGGCGTGCCCTATTTCCAGCGCCTTTGGGGCTATGACTGGGCCACGAGTTATTACGCCGCCATGCCAGGTGGGTTGCAGGATATGCTGACGTTTGGCGAAGAAGCGGGTGGAAATGTTCGTGCCATGTCATTGATCCATGCAACGCGGGTGTTGGTAATCATCATCGCCCTGCCTGTTCTGCTGCGGGTGGTGTGGCAGGCGGATTTATCCAAGCCACCCGGGGCTGCGGCTGGGTCTATCCCGATTGATCAGGTTGGGATCATGATTGTGTGTGGGCTGGTGGGGTGGCAGGTCGCAAAACGGGTCGGCATGTTTGGGGCATCTATTCTGGGTCCGCTGGTTTTGACGGCCATGGCCGCGTTGAGCGGTGTTTTGGATCACCGTCCCCCGGCCGAAGCTGTGTGGATGGCACAGTTTTTCATCGCCATCACCATTGGTGTTAAATACGTTAACATTACGGGTGCGGAAATCCGCAAAGATGTGCTGGCAGGCCTTGGGTTTTGCGTCATCTTAATCATTCTGACGCTGATTTTTGTGGAATTTGTCCATTATTTTGACCTCGCACCACCGATGGAGAGCGTTTTGGCCTTAGCACCCGGTGGGCAAGCGGAGTTGGTGGTTTTGGCACTGATCGTTGGGGCGGATATGACCTTTGTTGTGGCCCATCACCTGCTGCGGATTTTTGTGGTGATCCTTGGTGCACCGATTTTTTCACGACTCTTTAAGCCACATCAGACGGATTGA